The proteins below come from a single Aegilops tauschii subsp. strangulata cultivar AL8/78 chromosome 6, Aet v6.0, whole genome shotgun sequence genomic window:
- the LOC109785692 gene encoding DNA (cytosine-5)-methyltransferase DRM2-like isoform X2: MAGLTSDSDDNDKFEWESDGEAAPSSAPTLRNLDAPGPSTLVRQNSNGWANGEATSTSLVEEYVTMGFPKDMVVKGIKEIGHNDVNALLELLLTYKALGDEGALGDCSTSGCACPNVQDDDDDDLDSDNWDNDNDTGGREHNSDSSGDEDFLKEMSAKDEKINLLVDMGFSEDEANMAMTTCGVDADLCVLVDSISASRVAGDCHSRNLFDDQVMDRCFDSFGEREKARLMEERKKKRKRYGGGSHGNRSSLDGSDDEQMHLPNPMVGFNLPGYRRPSVMRMLPQQAIGPPFFYYENVARTPRGVWETISRFLYDIEPEFVDSMHLSAAARKRGYIHNLPIENRSPLLPLPPKTIFEAFPHYKKWWPSWDPRRQLNCLQTTVASAKTTERIQCLLARSSNPPPPSVQKYVIDECRKWNLVWVGKNKVAPLEPNEVEYLLGFPRDHTRGVGKTERYKSLGNSFHVDTVAYHLSVLRDMFPNGVSVLSLFTGIGGGEVALHRLGIHMRAVVSVEIGEANRRILRGWWDQTQTGTLIEVADVKSLTPDIIASYVGRFGGFDLVIGGSPCNNLAGSNRHHRDGLEGEQSSLFYHYFRILDVVKSAMARM, translated from the exons ATGGCG GGCTTGACCAGCGACAGCGATGATAATGATAAGTTTGAGTGGGAAAGTGATGGTGAGGCTGCGCCCTCATCAGCTCCGACCTTGAGGAACTTGGATGCTCCTGGCCCGTCCACGCTGGTACGTCAG AATTCTAACGGGTGGGCCAACGGGGAAGCAACCTCTACTTCTTTAGTCGAGGAATATGTGACAATGGGTTTCCCAAAAGACATGGTTGTGAAGGGCATTAAGGAGATTG GGCACAATGATGTAAATGCGTTGCTAGAGCTACTTCTCACATATAAG GCACTAGGTGATGAGGGTGCATTGGGTGATTGCTCTACGTCTGGCTGTGCCTGCCCAAATGTtcaagatgatgatgatgatgatcttgatTCCGATAACTGGGATAACGACAATGATACTGGTGGTAGAGAGCACAACTCTGATAGTTCTGGTGATGAG GATTTTCTAAAAGAGATGTCGGCGAAGGACGAGAAGATAAACTTATTAGTAGACATGGGCttttctgaagatgaagccaatATGGCTATGACAACATGTG GTGTGGATGCTGATCTCTGTGTATTAGTTGATTCGATTAGTGCATCACGGGTTGCAGGAGATTGCCATTCCAGAAATTTATTTGACGATCAG GTTATGGATAGATGCTTTGATTCCTttggagagagagagaaagcaaGATTGATGGAAGAGCGCAAGAAAAAGAGGAAGCGATATGGAGGTGGATCACATGGCAATCGATCTTCCTTGGATGGTAGCGATGATGAACAAATGCATCTCCCAAATCCAATGGTTGGATTTAACCTGCCCGGTTATAGGCGGCCATCAGTGATGAGAATGCTTCCTCAACAAGCTATTGGACCACCTTTTTTCTACTATGAAAATGTGGCCCGAACTCCAAGAGGTGTATGGGAGACCATTTCAAGATTTCTGTATGACATTGAACCAGAGTTTGTGGATTCTATGCATTTGTCTGCAGCTGCAAGGAAAAGAGGCTACATCCATAATTTACCAATTGAGAACAGATCACCTCTTCTTCCTCTGCCTCCAAAGACCATATTTGAGGCATTTCCTCATTATAAGAAGTGGTGGCCTTCTTGGGACCCGAGAAGACAACTCAATTGTTTGCAAACAACTGTGGCAAGTGCAAAGACGACAGAGCGGATCCAGTGTCTTCTTGCAAGGTCAAGCAATCCACCACCTCCAAGTGTTCAGAAATATGTCATTGATGAGTGTAGAAAATGGAATCTTGTCTGGGTTGGAAAAAACAAGGTTGCTCCGTTGGAGCCTAATGAGGTGGAATATCTACTTGGTTTCCCAAGGGACCACACAAGGGGGGTCGGCAAGACCGAGAGATATAAATCTCTTGGCAACTCATTCCATGTTGATACTGTTGCTTACCACTTGTCGGTGCTGAGGGACATGTTTCCTAATGGTGTTAGTGTGCTGTCCTTGTTCACCGGTATTGGAGGAGGAGAGGTAGCTTTGCACAGGCTTGGGATTCACATGAGGGCAGTGGTTTCTGTTGAGATAGGTGAAGCTAATAGGAGGATTTTGAGGGGTTGGTGGGATCAGACCCAGACAGGCACGCTGATTGAGGTTGCTGACGTGAAATCTCTCACCCCTGATATAATTGCATCATACGTTGGTAGATTTGGCGGCTTCGACTTGGTGATTGGGGGCAGCCCATGTAACAATCTTGCCGGGAGCAACCGACACCACCGTGATGGCTTGGAGGGCGAGCAATCTTCTTTGTTCTACCACTACTTCAGAATCTTGGATGTCGTCAAGTCGGCTATGGCGAGGATGTAG
- the LOC109785691 gene encoding putative pentatricopeptide repeat-containing protein At5g59200, chloroplastic — MPPALPLPALLTGLANRATSPAAARQLHVQLLLRGLPLPARAAVTLLTSSSSSPRYARAIFDSVPAASANVYLWTATISSYAKHASSPALAAEAFALFRLMLRSGPPPNAFTVSSALKSLSALRGVREACQVHGFLVKAGLGSSVHVGSALLDSYGSLGRVRDARRVFDEMPARNVVAGNAMVACYARAGDVEAAQEVFDGMEERDLISWNTLMSGYLRQGDAGVARDLFEQMPQRNVHSWNMMITACSQAGLWADSVGVFNRMRLMSFQRPDAATMAVLMSACAQLGSLSVARQVHGLLHKGCVEMNCHVWNSLTDMFAKCGCIREARFLFGETRPKDVVSYNVMVTALAQHGHGKDALKLFNDMIEEGLRPDAVTFLGLLSACAHGGLVDDGKHYFESMGTTYAIQKTADHYACMVDLYGRAGLIEEAHSFVKVMPVKPHAGVWGALLSACRKHCNIDVGEVAARELVRIEPMNAGNYVLLANTLARSQRWDAVEDVRRLMRGNVVEKDIGLSWVEVDTVVHEFLTGDFSHPSFNQICNILEHLYLQPT; from the coding sequence ATGCCGCCGGCGCTCCCGCTTCCCGCGCTCCTCACCGGCCTTGCCAACCGCGCGACATCCCCAGCGGCGGCGAGGCAGCTGCACGTGCAGCTCCTCCTACGCGGCCTCCCGCTccccgcccgcgccgccgtcACCCTCCTCACCTCATCGTCCTCCTCCCCACGCTACGCCCGCGCCATCTTCGACAGCgtccccgccgcctccgccaACGTCTACCTCTGGACGGCGACCATCTCCTCCTACGCCAAGCACGCCTCCTCCCCCGCGCTCGCCGCCGAGGCGTTCGCTCTGTTCCGGCTCATGCTCCGGTCCGGTCCGCCACCCAACGCCTTCACCGTGAGCTCCGCGCTCAAGTCCCTGTCGGCGCTCCGAGGGGTCCGTGAGGCGTGCCAGGTGCACGGGTTCCTGGTGAAGGCCGGCCTGGGCTCCTCCGTGCACGTGGGCTCTGCGTTGCTCGATTCTTACGGGAGCCTTGGCCGGGTGAGGGACGCAAGGagggtgttcgacgaaatgcctgCGAGGAACGTGGTGGCTGGAAACGCCATGGTAGCATGCTATGCCAGAGCAGGGGACGTGGAGGCTGCGCAGGAGGTGTTCGATGGTATGGAGGAGAGGGACCTCATCTCCTGGAACACGCTCATGTCGGGGTACCTGCGGCAAGGCGATGCTGGTGTCGCGAGGGACCTGTTTGAGCAGATGCCGCAGAGAAATGTGCACAGCTGGAACATGATGATCACCGCGTGTTCCCAGGCAGGGTTGTGGGCTGACTCGGTAGGGGTGTTCAATCGGATGCGGCTGATGAGTTTCCAGCGGCCTGATGCTGCAACAATGGCCGTGTTGATGTCCGCATGCGCGCAGCTAGGTTCCTTATCAGTTGCAAGGCAGGTGCATGGGCTTTTACACAAGGGCTGTGTCGAGATGAACTGCCATGTGTGGAATTCTTTGACCGACATGTTTGCCAAGTGCGGTTGCATCAGGGAAGCCCGTTTCTTGTTTGGCGAGACACGTCCGAAGGATGTGGTGTCTTACAATGTGATGGTCACTGCTCTTGCGCAACACGGACATGGCAAAGATGCACTGAAGCTTTTCAACGACATGATTGAGGAAGGATTGCGGCCTGATGCAGTGACATTTCTTGGCCTGTTATCAGCTTGCGCCCATGGTGGGCTAGTGGACGACGGAAAGCACTATTTTGAGTCCATGGGAACAACGTACGCAATTCAGAAAACCGCGGATCACTATGCTTGCATGGTGGATCTCTATGGCCGAGCTGGGCTTATTGAAGAAGCGCACTCCTTTGTGAAGGTAATGCCCGTGAAGCCACATGCAGGTGTCTGGGGAGCATTGCTCAGTGCCTGCCGGAAGCATTGCAATATTGATGTAGGCGAGGTTGCCGCAAGAGAACTCGTCAGGATTGAACCCATGAATGCTGGCAACTACGTTCTCCTTGCAAACACACTAGCTCGAAGCCAGCGATGGGATGCTGTTGAGGATGTACGGCGACTGATGAGGGGAAATGTTGTCGAAAAAGATATAGGGCTCAGCTGGGTTGAAGTGGACACTGTTGTTCATGAGTTCTTGACGGGGGATTTCAGCCATCCCAGTTTTAATCAAATTTGCAACATTCTGGAGCATCTGTATTTGCAACCGACCTAA
- the LOC109785692 gene encoding DNA (cytosine-5)-methyltransferase DRM2-like isoform X1, translated as MAGLTSDSDDNDKFEWESDGEAAPSSAPTLRNLDAPGPSTLNSNGWANGEATSTSLVEEYVTMGFPKDMVVKGIKEIGHNDVNALLELLLTYKALGDEGALGDCSTSGCACPNVQDDDDDDLDSDNWDNDNDTGGREHNSDSSGDEDFLKEMSAKDEKINLLVDMGFSEDEANMAMTTCGVDADLCVLVDSISASRVAGDCHSRNLFDDQVMDRCFDSFGEREKARLMEERKKKRKRYGGGSHGNRSSLDGSDDEQMHLPNPMVGFNLPGYRRPSVMRMLPQQAIGPPFFYYENVARTPRGVWETISRFLYDIEPEFVDSMHLSAAARKRGYIHNLPIENRSPLLPLPPKTIFEAFPHYKKWWPSWDPRRQLNCLQTTVASAKTTERIQCLLARSSNPPPPSVQKYVIDECRKWNLVWVGKNKVAPLEPNEVEYLLGFPRDHTRGVGKTERYKSLGNSFHVDTVAYHLSVLRDMFPNGVSVLSLFTGIGGGEVALHRLGIHMRAVVSVEIGEANRRILRGWWDQTQTGTLIEVADVKSLTPDIIASYVGRFGGFDLVIGGSPCNNLAGSNRHHRDGLEGEQSSLFYHYFRILDVVKSAMARM; from the exons ATGGCG GGCTTGACCAGCGACAGCGATGATAATGATAAGTTTGAGTGGGAAAGTGATGGTGAGGCTGCGCCCTCATCAGCTCCGACCTTGAGGAACTTGGATGCTCCTGGCCCGTCCACGCTG AATTCTAACGGGTGGGCCAACGGGGAAGCAACCTCTACTTCTTTAGTCGAGGAATATGTGACAATGGGTTTCCCAAAAGACATGGTTGTGAAGGGCATTAAGGAGATTG GGCACAATGATGTAAATGCGTTGCTAGAGCTACTTCTCACATATAAG GCACTAGGTGATGAGGGTGCATTGGGTGATTGCTCTACGTCTGGCTGTGCCTGCCCAAATGTtcaagatgatgatgatgatgatcttgatTCCGATAACTGGGATAACGACAATGATACTGGTGGTAGAGAGCACAACTCTGATAGTTCTGGTGATGAG GATTTTCTAAAAGAGATGTCGGCGAAGGACGAGAAGATAAACTTATTAGTAGACATGGGCttttctgaagatgaagccaatATGGCTATGACAACATGTG GTGTGGATGCTGATCTCTGTGTATTAGTTGATTCGATTAGTGCATCACGGGTTGCAGGAGATTGCCATTCCAGAAATTTATTTGACGATCAG GTTATGGATAGATGCTTTGATTCCTttggagagagagagaaagcaaGATTGATGGAAGAGCGCAAGAAAAAGAGGAAGCGATATGGAGGTGGATCACATGGCAATCGATCTTCCTTGGATGGTAGCGATGATGAACAAATGCATCTCCCAAATCCAATGGTTGGATTTAACCTGCCCGGTTATAGGCGGCCATCAGTGATGAGAATGCTTCCTCAACAAGCTATTGGACCACCTTTTTTCTACTATGAAAATGTGGCCCGAACTCCAAGAGGTGTATGGGAGACCATTTCAAGATTTCTGTATGACATTGAACCAGAGTTTGTGGATTCTATGCATTTGTCTGCAGCTGCAAGGAAAAGAGGCTACATCCATAATTTACCAATTGAGAACAGATCACCTCTTCTTCCTCTGCCTCCAAAGACCATATTTGAGGCATTTCCTCATTATAAGAAGTGGTGGCCTTCTTGGGACCCGAGAAGACAACTCAATTGTTTGCAAACAACTGTGGCAAGTGCAAAGACGACAGAGCGGATCCAGTGTCTTCTTGCAAGGTCAAGCAATCCACCACCTCCAAGTGTTCAGAAATATGTCATTGATGAGTGTAGAAAATGGAATCTTGTCTGGGTTGGAAAAAACAAGGTTGCTCCGTTGGAGCCTAATGAGGTGGAATATCTACTTGGTTTCCCAAGGGACCACACAAGGGGGGTCGGCAAGACCGAGAGATATAAATCTCTTGGCAACTCATTCCATGTTGATACTGTTGCTTACCACTTGTCGGTGCTGAGGGACATGTTTCCTAATGGTGTTAGTGTGCTGTCCTTGTTCACCGGTATTGGAGGAGGAGAGGTAGCTTTGCACAGGCTTGGGATTCACATGAGGGCAGTGGTTTCTGTTGAGATAGGTGAAGCTAATAGGAGGATTTTGAGGGGTTGGTGGGATCAGACCCAGACAGGCACGCTGATTGAGGTTGCTGACGTGAAATCTCTCACCCCTGATATAATTGCATCATACGTTGGTAGATTTGGCGGCTTCGACTTGGTGATTGGGGGCAGCCCATGTAACAATCTTGCCGGGAGCAACCGACACCACCGTGATGGCTTGGAGGGCGAGCAATCTTCTTTGTTCTACCACTACTTCAGAATCTTGGATGTCGTCAAGTCGGCTATGGCGAGGATGTAG